One part of the Vicia villosa cultivar HV-30 ecotype Madison, WI linkage group LG6, Vvil1.0, whole genome shotgun sequence genome encodes these proteins:
- the LOC131612422 gene encoding uncharacterized protein LOC131612422, producing MESTTLEEKEAGQKQRRQRCLHDESEVSIGSDWVKQFLDMSDEELYEVVSSDEVKKPINVDDDDCVILDGDPEKEVMHVNDSPNGSDELLVVGEKGQIACRDYPHPRHLCATFPYDSTPHERYCAQCHCYVCDSPAPCLKWGNGLLTTDHCHATDKSATWKTLRKDSKLVKTAPLPVSTNNGAIGNVVNSQHNILPSNIEHLSSNSMLAKLKSRSKALHSRPVNLTTLNQVSHPRPVHLTTQNQATYPRPVHLTTLNQATYPRPVHLTTQNQVSHPHPVHLTTQNQATHPRPVHLTTQNQATYSRPVHLTTQNQVSHPRPVHLTTQNQATYPHSVHLTTQNQATYPRPVHLITQNQATYPRAVYLTTQNQATYLRPVNLTTQNQATYPRPVNLTPQNQASRPITMNACSSQRSKLQNQALRSTEMHSLSVNQSPQNQASRPITMNASNALSSLSSRLQNQGSRSNKTHPLSENLVPHNQASRLITTNAISSLTSSLQNQSRSNNVLGRSTGPSFTIPNGTNNGRYQESGTTLVTNKHPSHAASRMSLGVQSHVIQKNSGHRIGIGNTAATNRVTPLGASGFINRVNPQHGDTNHAQAIDSLPTQPNHSPANETQPCNQSDNSQKVDRYCDIWLSYIAQLNKNKHLNEHQIGSENENIINSGGAVQNVFQQKPDDGGIENEGLLAKDSNTNENISNVENLVSNAKESNTPSSGNSHLSLDEIKHWLLDSN from the exons ATGGAAAGCACGACTTTAGAAGAAAAAGAAGCGGGACAGAAGCAACGACGACAACGTTGTTTGCACGACGAAAGTGAAGTTAGTATCGGTTCTGATTGGGTGAAACAGTTCTTGGATATGTCGGACGAGGAATTATACGAGGTTGTTTCGTCTGATGAAGTGAAAAAACCTATTAATGtagatgatgatgattgtgtgattCTTGATGGTGACCCGGAAAAGGAAGTTATGCATGTGAATGATTCTCCTAATGGGTCTGATGAGTTGCTTGTAGTTGGGGAAAAGGGTCAG ATTGCATGCAGAGATTATCCTCATCCGCGGCATCTTTGTGCTACTTTTCCTTATGATTCCACCCCTCATGAGAGATACTGTGCCCAG TGCCACTGTTATGTATGTGACTCTCCGGCACCATGTCTGAAATGGGGCAATGGCCTTTTAACTACAGATCATTGTCATGCAACGGATAAATCTGCGACGTGGAAAACTCTGAGAAAAGATTCCAAGCTGGTTAAGACTGCTCCATTGCCAGTTTCAACCAACAATGGTGCTATAGGTAATGTTGTGAATTCTCAACATAATATTTTGCCCTCTAATATCGAGCATCTGTCTTCAAATTCCATGTTAGCGAAGCTGAAGTCAAGGTCAAAGGCATTGCATTCGCGCCCAGTAAATCTCACCACTCTAAATCAGGTCTCTCATCCCCGCCCAGTACATCTCACAACTCAAAATCAGGCCACTTATCCGCGTCCAGTACATCTCACAACTCTAAATCAGGCCACTTATCCGCGTCCAGTACATCTCACTACTCAAAATCAGGTCTCTCATCCCCATCCAGTACATCTCACAACTCAAAATCAGGCCACTCATCCCCGTCCAGTACATCTCACAACTCAAAATCAGGCCACTTATTCGCGTCCAGTACATCTCACTACTCAAAATCAGGTCTCTCATCCCCGCCCAGTACATCTCACAACTCAAAATCAGGCCACTTATCCGCACTCAGTACATCTCACAACTCAAAATCAAGCCACTTATCCGCGTCCAGTACATCTCATAACTCAAAATCAGGCCACTTATCCGCGTGCAGTATATCTCACTACTCAAAATCAGGCCACTTATCTGCGCCCAGTAAATCTCACTACTCAAAATCAAGCCACTTATCCACGCCCAGTAAACCTCACTCCTCAAAATCAGGCCTCTCGTCCGATTACCATGAATGCATGCTCTTCACAAAGGTCTAAATTACAGAATCAAGCCTTGAGGTCAACCGAAATGCATTCTCTCTCAGTAAATCAGTCACCTCAAAATCAGGCCTCTCGGCCTATTACAATGAATGCGAGCAATGCATTGTCCTCACTAAGTTCTAGATTACAGAATCAAGGCTCGAGGTCAAACAAAACACATCCACTCTCAGAGAATCTCGTACCTCATAATCAGGCATCTCGGCTAATTACAACGAATGCAATTTCCTCACTAACTTCTAGTTTACAGAATCAGTCCAGGTCAAATAATGTCCTTGGACGCTCCACAGGTCCCAGCTTTACAATCCCAAATGGCACAAACAACGGTAGATATCAAGAATCTGGAACTACGTTGGTGACAAATAAACATCCTTCTCATGCCGCTTCAAGAATGTCTCTAGGTGTACAAAGTCACGTTATCCAAAAGAATTCCGGACATAGAATTGGTATTGGGAACACCGCGGCAACGAACCGTGTTACCCCTCTCGGTGCATCTGGCTTCATCAATCGAGTCAATCCACAACATGGTGATACAAATCATGCCCAAGCAATTGATTCATTGCCGACACAACCAAACCATAGTCCAGCAAATGAAACCCAACCATGTAACCAATCAGATAATAGCCAGAAAGTTGATAGATATTGTGATATTTGGTTGAGTTATATAGCTCAGCTGAACAAAAATAAGCATTTAAATGAGCATCAAATTGGAAGTGAAAATGAAAATATCATCAATAGTGGAGGTGCAGTGCAAAATGTTTTCCAACAGAAACCTGATGATGGTGGGATTGAAAATGAAGGTTTGCTAGCTAAAGACTCAAATACTAATGAAAACATATCTAATGTTGAAAACTTAGTATCTAATGCTAAGGAGTCTAACACTCCATCTTCTGGAAATAGTCACCTGTCATTGGATGAGATCAAGCACTGGCTTCTTGATTCCAATTAG
- the LOC131612421 gene encoding ammonium transporter 1 member 4-like translates to MASFTCSASDLHALLGTNSNSTAAAEYICNNFNAVANKFIDTSYAVDNTYLLFSAYLVFAMQLGFAMLCAGSVRAKNTMNIMLTNVLDAATGGIFFYIFGFALAYGTPSNGFIGKHFFGLSDFPSQSFDYGFFLYQWAFAIAAAGITSGSIAERTQFVSYLIYSSFLTGLVYPIVAHWFWSSDGWGSPVRSENLLFGSGVIDFAGCGVVHLVGAVAGFWGAFIEGPRIGRFDHEGRVVSMRGHSGTLVVMGTFLLWFGWYGFNPGSFLTILKTYGESGNSYGQWSAIGRTAVTTTLAGCTAALTTLFGKRMQTGHWNVTDVCNGLLGGFAAITAGCSVVDPWAAVICGFVAAWVLIGCNLLADRFHYDDPLEAAQLHGGCGTWGIIFTALFAKKQYVMEVYGGSADRPYGLFLGGGGRLLGAHCVQIVAIVVWVSVTMGTLFFILHKMKLLRTSAEEEMAGLDLTSHGGVAYEYHDEVELHSKKQRAFEM, encoded by the coding sequence ATGGCTTCATTCACTTGCTCCGCCTCCGACCTCCACGCTCTCCTCGGAACCAACTCAAACTCCACCGCCGCCGCAGAGTACATCTGCAACAACTTCAATGCTGTTGCAAACAAATTCATAGACACCTCCTACGCCGTCGACAACACCTACCTTCTCTTCTCCGCTTACCTAGTTTTCGCCATGCAACTCGGTTTCGCGATGCTTTGTGCTGGTTCCGTTCGTGCCAAAAACACCATGAATATTATGTTAACAAACGTTCTAGATGCCGCCACCGGTGGTATATTTTTCTATATCTTTGGTTTTGCCCTAGCTTATGGTACACCGTCAAACGGTTTCATAGGTAAACATTTCTTCGGTTTAAGCGATTTTCCTTCTCAGTCTTTTGATTACGGATTCTTTCTGTATCAATGGGCTTTCGCAATCGCTGCAGCAGGGATCACAAGTGGTTCTATTGCTGAAAGAACACAGTTTGTTTCTTATTTGATCTATTCATCTTTTCTTACCGGTTTGGTTTATCCGATTGTTGCTCATTGGTTTTGGTCTAGTGATGGTTGGGGTAGTCCTGTTAGATCTGAGAATCTCTTGTTTGGTTCCGGTGTCATCGATTTCGCTGGTTGCGGTGTTGTTCATTTGGTTGGGGCTGTTGCTGGTTTTTGGGGTGCTTTCATTGAAGGACCAAGAATAGGTAGATTTGATCATGAAGGTAGGGTTGTTTCCATGAGAGGACATAGCGGTACTTTAGTTGTTATGGGAACGTTTTTGTTATGGTTTGGTTGGTACGGTTTTAACCCTGGTTCTTTTCTCACCATCTTGAAAACCTATGGAGAAAGTGGTAATTCATATGGTCAGTGGAGTGCTATAGGAAGAACAGCAGTGACAACAACGTTAGCTGGATGCACTGCAGCTTTGACTACGTTGTTTGGTAAACGCATGCAAACTGGTCATTGGAATGTTACTGATGTATGTAACGGTCTTCTCGGTGGTTTTGCTGCTATAACAGCAGGTTGTTCTGTTGTTGATCCATGGGCTGCTGTTATCTGTGGATTTGTTGCTGCATGGGTTTTGATCGGATGCAATTTGTTGGCTGATAGGTTTCATTACGATGATCCTCTTGAAGCTGCTCAGCTTCACGGTGGTTGTGGAACTTGGGGGATTATTTTCACTGCTTTGTTTGCCAAGAAACAGTATGTTATGGAAGTTTACGGCGGTTCGGCGGATAGGCCTTATGGTTTGTTTTTGGGAGGGGGTGGAAGGTTGTTGGGGGCACATTGTGTGCAGATTGTGGCTATTGTGGTTTGGGTTAGTGTTACTATGGGGACACTGTTTTTTATTCTTCATAAGATGAAATTGCTTAGGACTTCTgctgaggaagaaatggctggtTTGGATTTAACTAGCCATGGTGGAGTGGCTTATGAGTATCATGATGAGGTTGAATTGCATTCCAAGAAACAACGTGCGTTTGAGATGTGA